A single region of the Candidatus Manganitrophaceae bacterium genome encodes:
- a CDS encoding FHA domain-containing protein: protein MQMTCENCYTIYDLSPEKSGLAGCPYCEHISKPKKGIAAAAFGGGGFGIDPSKTMLNYAPAESKNETSAVFKMIQGKAPFLLSDKAWCLAILEGDDPGKRFLLSKPVVRIGRTEGEMIVRDPEVSRQQCVIQIYGETAIIRDLKSANGTMVNGFVIKEDFLKNRDQIRVGNTVIEISIQPKK from the coding sequence ATGCAAATGACTTGTGAAAATTGTTATACCATTTACGACCTCTCCCCTGAAAAGAGCGGCCTCGCGGGATGCCCCTATTGCGAACATATCAGCAAACCGAAAAAAGGGATCGCCGCGGCCGCCTTCGGCGGCGGGGGCTTTGGAATCGATCCGAGCAAAACGATGCTCAATTATGCTCCGGCAGAAAGCAAAAACGAAACCTCAGCGGTCTTTAAAATGATCCAGGGAAAGGCCCCCTTTCTTCTTTCCGACAAAGCATGGTGTCTGGCGATCCTCGAAGGGGATGACCCGGGAAAGCGCTTTCTTCTCTCCAAACCGGTGGTCCGAATCGGCCGGACAGAGGGGGAGATGATCGTCCGCGACCCGGAGGTCTCCCGTCAGCAGTGCGTCATTCAAATCTATGGCGAAACGGCGATCATCCGGGATCTAAAAAGCGCAAATGGCACCATGGTAAACGGCTTCGTGATCAAAGAAGATTTCCTCAAAAACCGCGATCAAATTCGAGTCGGGAACACCGTCATCGAAATTTCTATTCAACCTAAAAAATAG
- a CDS encoding BON domain-containing protein, whose translation MNRSHTIVIILLMALSLTAGGCIFKTQKVAVPPQNKALESRIQNKLKNDPLTAPWEIRPHVDGATVTLTGLVDQEKERQRAEELARSVVGEFRKVNNQLLLTIEVILDNSIVAKLKTDLITDPTTRMATIDVKSYKGVVTLNGEVVSAEQKREAERLAQSIAGVRQIENRLKVQG comes from the coding sequence ATGAATCGTTCTCATACCATCGTCATCATCCTTTTGATGGCATTGTCATTGACGGCCGGTGGGTGCATCTTCAAGACGCAGAAGGTGGCGGTGCCCCCTCAGAATAAAGCGCTCGAATCACGGATTCAAAACAAGTTAAAGAACGATCCGCTGACCGCTCCTTGGGAAATCCGTCCGCATGTCGATGGCGCTACGGTGACTTTGACCGGCCTGGTCGATCAAGAAAAAGAGCGGCAGCGGGCGGAAGAGTTAGCGCGGTCCGTCGTCGGCGAATTCAGAAAGGTCAACAATCAGCTCTTGCTGACGATTGAGGTGATCCTCGACAATTCGATCGTGGCGAAATTGAAAACCGATCTCATCACCGATCCAACCACCCGGATGGCGACGATTGATGTCAAAAGTTACAAGGGGGTGGTCACCCTCAACGGCGAGGTTGTGTCGGCGGAGCAAAAACGCGAAGCGGAGCGGCTGGCACAGAGTATTGCCGGCGTCAGACAAATCGAGAACCGACTAAAGGTGCAGGGTTAA
- a CDS encoding protein kinase, with translation MSHPTPFGKYLLLDKIGTGGMAELYLAKQTGLSGFEKVVAIKRILPHLTQGTEFISMFVNEAKLAALLTHQNIVQIYDLGSVDQAYYIAMEYVMGKDLKTVLQQGRSRSMPLSIGDALLIVSKICSALDYAHRKSDLQGNDLHLVHRDISPQNILVSYEGEVKLVDFGIAKAAMGGQETKTGILKGKLAYMSPEQAWGKPVDGRSDLFALGIVLYEAVTGERLFTGNDEISILEKVRKAEIAPPTRLNPAIPPELEAILERALAKEVEARYQSASEMERALEGLITQKGYAFSSLSLSHYMKQLFDHQIAEDTRRFQLVTRPERRPAEGLDRSTVIRPVAPANAQAAAVKKSISQSKIILPPPRGRRFSRWVSLLFFIVSGAAFLTLLLLSNISFVTRMRANVPLLEEMRLSVEATLQEKGVLAYLDQFKSGLFRLVEQDSPSSPSIHTGPTDESIAIALAKPAPNGPTVPPASPAPDETAAASGATPALPARDIPTLYQEAKEDYNAGRLDEVEKKLRQIIEVDPNQIQAYHLLGTVYEEKKEPDAALRIFADAAPLFQNDPLLHYDLGFLYFKKGVDSLAAQELSLAVKLAPQAPEGERAREILAKLDHRSQPSAPPSAQPAASFGKKRIEPLRPSVPSPPVPRPEQKEEPPAEAAAPAAPSTASLHPDDPAQIRALIANQKRALENRDIDQVLRGHLHPPPPLRQKLGQWFERFDRLSANYEIYEIKIDGNEASASLLQTVVLQSQKSDVRQVEKMLVYWKLVRSKDEWKIAQVNVVEKY, from the coding sequence ATGAGTCATCCGACCCCCTTTGGAAAGTATCTCCTCCTCGATAAAATCGGAACCGGGGGAATGGCCGAGCTCTATCTGGCCAAGCAGACCGGCCTCTCGGGGTTCGAGAAGGTCGTCGCCATCAAGCGGATCTTGCCCCATCTGACCCAAGGGACCGAGTTCATCTCAATGTTCGTTAACGAGGCGAAGCTCGCCGCCCTTCTGACCCATCAAAATATCGTTCAGATCTATGACCTCGGCAGCGTCGATCAGGCTTACTACATCGCCATGGAATATGTCATGGGAAAGGACCTCAAGACGGTCCTCCAGCAGGGACGGTCGCGGAGCATGCCGCTCTCCATCGGCGACGCCCTTCTCATCGTCAGCAAGATCTGCTCGGCGCTCGATTACGCGCACCGGAAAAGCGATCTCCAGGGGAACGATCTTCATCTGGTCCATCGCGACATCTCGCCTCAGAATATCCTGGTCTCCTATGAGGGAGAGGTCAAGCTGGTCGACTTTGGGATTGCGAAAGCAGCGATGGGAGGCCAAGAGACCAAGACCGGCATCCTGAAGGGGAAGCTCGCCTATATGTCGCCGGAACAGGCGTGGGGAAAGCCGGTCGACGGCCGGAGCGATCTCTTTGCATTGGGTATTGTCCTCTACGAGGCGGTTACCGGGGAACGGCTCTTTACCGGAAACGACGAGATCTCCATCTTGGAGAAGGTCAGAAAAGCGGAGATTGCCCCTCCCACCCGGCTCAATCCGGCGATCCCTCCCGAGTTGGAAGCGATCTTGGAGAGAGCACTCGCCAAAGAGGTCGAAGCGCGGTATCAGAGCGCATCCGAGATGGAAAGGGCGCTCGAGGGATTGATTACCCAGAAGGGATATGCCTTCAGCAGTCTCTCCCTCTCTCATTATATGAAACAGCTTTTCGATCATCAGATTGCAGAAGACACCCGCCGCTTTCAGCTGGTGACCCGCCCAGAGCGCCGCCCGGCCGAGGGGTTGGACCGGAGCACCGTGATCCGACCGGTCGCCCCCGCAAACGCGCAAGCTGCGGCGGTCAAAAAGAGCATTAGCCAGAGCAAGATTATCCTCCCCCCTCCCCGGGGCCGACGCTTTTCACGCTGGGTCTCGCTTCTCTTCTTTATCGTCTCCGGTGCGGCCTTCCTGACGCTGCTCCTCTTGTCGAATATCAGTTTCGTGACCCGGATGCGTGCAAATGTTCCTTTGCTGGAGGAGATGCGTCTCTCCGTGGAAGCGACCCTTCAAGAAAAGGGGGTGCTCGCCTATCTCGATCAATTCAAGAGCGGCCTCTTCCGCCTGGTTGAACAGGACTCGCCTTCCTCCCCTTCGATCCATACTGGCCCAACGGATGAATCGATCGCGATCGCACTGGCCAAGCCGGCGCCGAATGGACCGACCGTTCCGCCGGCATCGCCTGCCCCGGACGAAACCGCTGCAGCGTCTGGGGCAACCCCGGCGCTTCCGGCGCGAGACATCCCAACCCTTTATCAGGAAGCGAAAGAAGATTATAACGCCGGCCGTCTTGATGAGGTTGAGAAGAAGCTGCGGCAAATTATCGAAGTCGACCCGAATCAGATTCAAGCGTATCATCTCCTCGGGACGGTCTATGAAGAAAAGAAGGAGCCGGACGCGGCGCTTCGGATCTTTGCCGACGCCGCCCCCCTTTTCCAGAATGACCCGCTCCTCCACTACGATTTGGGGTTTCTCTACTTTAAGAAAGGGGTCGACTCCCTTGCGGCGCAAGAGTTATCCCTCGCCGTCAAGCTCGCCCCGCAGGCGCCGGAGGGGGAACGGGCCCGCGAAATTCTCGCGAAGCTCGATCATCGATCGCAGCCAAGCGCGCCGCCGAGCGCGCAGCCGGCCGCTTCATTCGGAAAGAAACGAATCGAGCCGTTGCGACCATCCGTCCCCTCCCCCCCCGTCCCTCGACCTGAGCAAAAAGAGGAGCCGCCCGCGGAAGCCGCCGCGCCGGCCGCTCCTTCGACTGCGTCCCTTCATCCGGACGACCCAGCGCAGATCCGCGCACTGATTGCCAATCAGAAGCGGGCCCTTGAGAACCGGGATATCGACCAGGTCCTGCGGGGACACCTTCATCCGCCACCGCCGCTTCGCCAAAAGCTCGGTCAGTGGTTCGAGCGGTTTGACCGGCTCTCAGCAAATTATGAAATTTATGAAATCAAAATCGACGGAAACGAAGCCTCCGCCTCGCTCCTCCAAACGGTCGTTCTGCAATCTCAAAAGAGCGATGTCCGGCAGGTGGAAAAGATGCTGGTCTATTGGAAACTGGTTAGAAGTAAGGACGAATGGAAGATCGCCCAGGTCAATGTGGTTGAAAAATACTGA
- a CDS encoding TatD family hydrolase produces the protein MLIDTHNHMADPEFDADREAVIQRALDAGVRKMILIGTDLPSSQRAVDLAERHPFLWATVGLHPHEAKRLDPPLLEALETLAGHPKVVGLGETGLDYFYHHSTPEEQRRAFIEQIRLAKRKRLPLVIHTRDAWEETFQILEEEGGRAHAADVGAVFHCFTGDPPIAARAAALGFYLSFSGIMTFPKAIPLQQAAAAADLSRIVIETDAPYLAPQGYRGKRNEPAYVRAVAEKIAQLRNQPFEMIAEATSANAERLFKLPAV, from the coding sequence ATGTTAATTGACACGCACAATCACATGGCCGACCCGGAGTTCGATGCCGACCGAGAGGCGGTCATTCAACGGGCTCTGGACGCCGGCGTTCGGAAAATGATCCTGATCGGAACCGACCTGCCGTCGAGCCAACGGGCGGTCGACCTCGCCGAACGGCATCCATTCCTCTGGGCCACCGTCGGGCTCCATCCTCATGAGGCAAAGCGGCTCGATCCCCCTTTGCTGGAGGCGTTGGAGACGTTGGCAGGCCATCCTAAGGTGGTCGGCCTCGGCGAGACCGGGCTCGATTACTTTTATCACCATTCCACTCCCGAAGAACAACGCCGCGCCTTCATCGAACAGATCCGACTGGCCAAACGAAAACGGCTCCCGTTGGTCATCCACACGCGCGACGCATGGGAGGAGACCTTTCAAATTTTAGAGGAAGAAGGGGGCCGGGCCCATGCGGCCGACGTCGGGGCGGTTTTCCATTGCTTCACCGGAGATCCGCCGATCGCCGCCCGGGCGGCGGCGCTTGGGTTCTATCTCTCTTTCTCAGGCATCATGACCTTTCCCAAAGCGATTCCGCTTCAACAGGCCGCGGCGGCCGCCGACCTGTCGCGAATCGTCATTGAAACCGACGCCCCCTACCTCGCCCCGCAAGGCTATCGCGGAAAGCGCAACGAGCCGGCTTATGTCCGGGCGGTCGCCGAGAAGATCGCACAGCTTCGGAATCAACCGTTTGAAATGATCGCGGAGGCGACCTCCGCAAACGCCGAACGGCTCTTCAAATTGCCCGCGGTTTAA